The DNA sequence ATACTAATCTTTGATATATTCCTAAACGCTCACCAAAGTCaacatcaaacacaaaaataaaatatcaatcccACTTCAAAGGCCcttaactccaagcaatcacttacaaaataatttaatccTCCACTCCAACAGTAGTATAAAAACCCGAACAGTACAAAAGCAACACCCATTCAACTCCGACTATCCATTTGGTTTACTGCACATCCAAACCAAATACTTcaaaataaaccacaaatcACACTCAATTCCGCAGCTATAACTCCCAACAACCAACACAATTTAACTACAACAACATTACACCGTTTCCAAGCTCCTTCCGCACCACCTCGCCAACACCCAAAATCACCAACAGCAAACCAAGCCCAACCATAGATTATAAGACGTAGAAAAATTTTCCAAGAATCATAACATCACAAGCCACAAATCACTCGGTTTCCTTACCTCTTAACCGTTGGACAGAGAATCGGTGCCAACACTGCGGTAAGGAGAAGACGCAGCAACACCACCTACAAACATCCCACACGGCAGCACAAAGAAACAGGGgccgaaggaagaagaaaaacagcaaaaaaaataaataactaaataaactGCAAAAACACTGAAAGGCGTCGACTAGAGAGGAAAAGAAGATACCTGAAGATGAAAGCGCAGCGCGAGTGGAAGAGAAGAGCGAGTTTGAAGTGAGGGATGCCGACTGCAACAACAGTGGGGCgcgagggagaggaagaggaagtgcAGTAATCGGTAACCCACTGAAACAAATGCAGCGCATGAGAGAAAGTCTAAGCCATGTGATTCAAAATCACGAAATCAACCAAAAGCAAACAAGGAGAGATGATCGGCGAAAATGATTTACCTGATGGAGAGTCTGACTGCACGAGAGAAACCCAGAAAAAACCAGAAGGAAAAGAAACGAAACAGAAACCGCAACAATGAGGAAATATTCGGAACCTCCAATCAATGCCAACAAatggaaatgaagaagaaaccgagagaaaaaaaaaagaaggaaacgtgggagagaaggagaggtctggacgtgagaaagaaaaaataaaatcagaaactgaaagagagaaagagggagaaagaaacgggAGGGAAAACAGGAAGGAAAACCAAAACTTACCTAAACGATGCCGTTCAGACTAACAcgaaaatggctgggccattttcacgcACGGACCGGGCCACTGAAgaagaaactgggccttacattcctctttctatttttctccTTGTTTGAATTTGGAGATTGTATGCCAACAATGACAGAGTGAACAGAGAGAGCACACTGCCAAGCACAGAGAATGAGAGAGCGCGTGACAAGAAAACAGAGGGagagaatgaagaaaagaaaaaataggttTTACTTGCATGTTGTACggttctattattattatttttagaatagtTATATGTCAAAATTCTATTAAAGAGTGTAAAAGTCCCAAATTCACCCGTCCGGCCCCTAGCCtctccctaaaaaaaaaaaaaaaaaaaaacaagttatgAGTGACTTATCATTGGCTTCAATTACACTCTAAAATCATGAAGTTCCTATGCACTTGAGaaaaattgttgttttttttcttggggTTCTGGATAATTGAGATTTGAGATGGGTATAAAGGGTGAAACCCTTAATAATTTGAAACTTAAAAGGAACAGACCAACATAACAATTTACCGATCAAACTTACCTAATTAAACATCGGGAGGATAGTATCAACTATCAATTATGAAAGCCTAATTTGGCCcattggaaaaagaaaagaaagcgaaagggaaaagatgagaaaaatcacgatcctttttcttttttggcagAGGAAAAATCATTATCAAACACCCTACAATAATAAGAGGGAACTGTCGCTGGGCCTGTTCTTCCTGTCTCAACTTGCCACATTTCATGCCCCCAATTCTCTGTCCCAGTTCTTCTCTCCTTTGAATTCTTCTACAACTACCGAGAAATCTTAACTGATTTTGATTCATTGATTCTTGACTTTCTCACTGATCTTTCTTATATAGATTGAACTTTCTCTTGTCAAAGaaaccaagaaaaaatatatgtttccCGCCTTTTCCTCTCCGGATTCTTCAGAATCCGTCTTTTTTCTCCACTGCTTTGTCCACCTTTTTCTACGATCTTGCTCCTTGGTTCTTCGTATTTTGCTctcttttcatgattttctggaGCTTCCGAGTAGTTTCAATTTTTCACTTTTGATCTTCATTTCTTCGAAAGTTTTCGGCTTCTTtgcttaaaattaaaaaaaaaaaaaaaaaccatctgtGTTTTGGTTTCTCTCTCTAGGGGTTTATACCAAAGCAACAAAATCAGATTGCTCACGTTTTTCCAAGATTCCCTTCGATTCTTAAAAGGTGGGTCTTTTTAGGATTCTTCAGTTGATGCTATTAAGAAAAGAAGATTCTTGATTCCCAGTAAAAGATTCTGAATTCAATGCGTTTTAAATCATTGTAAAGATTCCATTCTTTCTAACTTCTGTCTCTGTTTCTAATACTTCTCTAATACTTATCTCACTTTCTAAGTTTAATTTCAATGCTACTTAAATGAATTATCGGGCTATTGTTGTAAATCAGTACTAGGAATTATGGAAACTCTCTATCCAGCTTCGTTTATGTCAAACTCCAACTGGTTTGTCCAAGCGAGCCAGAGCACAGAATGGACtagagaagaaaacaagaagttTGAGAGAGCGCTTGCTATATACGACGAGAACACTCACGACCGATGGACAAAAGTGGCGGAAATGATCCCGGGAAAGACGGTGTGGGATGTGATCAAGCAGTACAAGGAGTTGGAAGATGATGTCAGTGATATAGAAGCAGGGCGGTTTCCGATTCCCGATTACCTGATCTCTTCCTTCACAATGGAGTTGTTTGATGATCGCAACTTTGATGCCCATAGAAGAAAATCTTCAACAGCTCGTGGTCCTGATcaggaaaggaagaaaggagTGCCATGGACAGAAGACGAACACAGGTGAATTCCCTTATATTTCGTTGGAATCTTTAGAATTTAGCTTCTAAGTGTGAGAACGCATGAGGTTTTTGGTgactcttttctttcttccttcgtttagaaaactaaaagaaaagtgAGTATATGGACTCTTAAAAACTCCGTTTAGTTCCAATGCCCTTTATCAGTTACTGTGGAAACCAAGGAAAAGAAACTCTCAAATTGGTAGTCTTACATGATGCTGTTCCATTATAATGTTAAATGAAATTAAAGCTCTAACCGATTTAATCACACGATTGTGCTTGGCTTACTTgaacttcttttttcttggtCATCGATTTGAGAAAAATAACCAAATAAATGTCCTTTTCAACCGATTGGTTGTTAGCtaaataaattttcaactaTGCTACATTGTTACTTGAGTAGTCgtactttttaagtttttctagTAGATGTTTATGAAGtggtaatttgaattttgaaaacccAAAATACGAACAAAAGAAGTTCAAAGCAATTGTAAATAGAGCCCGTGACGTCGTTTAACATGGAGATGAGTTGGTAAAGTCTCAAACTTGTTGGCATTCTGAACTTCGCCTTCATCTTTAGATTGTCTATTCTGCAGTTTGAAGTCTTTTGAATGTCATGCTTTTGTTCTTGAAGTTGGGGCTGTTTTGTAATGAATTACAGGCGGTTCCTGATGGGGCTTCAAACGTACGGTAGAGGGGACTGGAGAAATATCTCCCGGAACTATGTAATTACCAAGACTCCAACTCAAGTGGCAAGTCATGCTCAGAAGTACTTTATAAGGCAGCTTTCAGGAGGGAAAGATAAGAGAAGGCCAAGCATCCATGACATCACAACTGTCAGTCTCACAGACACCACACCGGAAAATAATAAACCTCTCCCATATGATCAGTCTTTTGTGCTTCCACTTCAGCAAAAGCCAACCAGCGCTCCAAGAATGTCACTTGACTGGAATCAACCTCCCAATGAAGCAGTCACGGTTTTCGACTTAGCTCGTGGAAACCTTTTAATGTCATCTCCATATGACTTTAAAGCACAAGGGCGAAATCTGTATGGCAGTGCTCATTATGGAACTCATACCAAGCCGCACAATTTGATGTTTCAATTCCAATCCTCAAGACATCAAATACCTGGATAAGGCAGCTATCATGTATGTTTTAACAAGTCTAGGCTATGTTCAGTATAGTTTCACTGTCAGTGCTTTTGTGATGGTTTTTCTGTGTGATCGCCTGATTGAGGGCTTGAGTTTCATTGTTTTTAAACgatgcaaaagaagaaaatactataatgatttaaatCTCAGTCTTAAGTATGAAATCAAATGGAGACGCTTCAATTTATGTGCATATTCCCCTCCTCTTGAAGAACTAATTGTTTCCTAGGTATCAAATTATCAATCCCTGTGGATGCTTTGACTGAGTTAGCATTACGTACTAAAATGGATGGTAGGCAGTTTGAGGATGGATTAAACATAACCAGTTAAAGACATCAATAAGGTTGTTGACTTGCACAATTGGCCGTTTCAGACAATCATGTTAGTTTGTGCTCAGTAATCTTTAGTCCTTTATTGTCCGCTTTTTTAGACAGATCAAAACCTAAATATGATGGTTAGCTACCCAGTTCTGCAAATACGTGGTCCCATTAATCTGAGTCTATAATTCAAAACCCTGGATTTCTTGCCGTGAAGGTTTTATGAAGTTGTTGCTGCATTCAGGCCCTAAGGGTCCGTGTACACATGATTATGCTTTTACCTGTGAAATAgttttgtgattattgtttcaCACAAGCAACCATGTTCTTTTGGGTGAAGTaggtgtaaggggattttcccccaCTTCACAAGCCCACTGACTTCAACTCGATATCTGGCCCCAGGGTTTGAGCTTACCTATGAAGCAAGGCGCCTACAAGAAAAAGTAAACAATAATTGCTAATAGAATGGACATGCCTGACATCGCTCGGCCACACTCCGATTATGGGGACTTGTACATGGCAAAAGGGGAAAGACGGAAAACCCTTGATTCTTTGACATGGGACATTGATGGTCCGCCAAAGATAAAACAAGTCAGAaaaccacgccacattaatgacaccactatccgagctacacgccacattaatgacaatGTCGCAAAGGCACGCCGCATTAAAAGACTCTGACAACAGGAACAGTGCAAATGACATGCGCTCTACGGGGGTAGACACGATCTATCTCCCCCTCTCCAAACTcctagtataaatagcaactctcATATACGAGAAACTCTCTCTAATCCTTAgactctttcacttatttacaaactctCAAAAGAAGATACTAATTTTGGAATCAGAGACTTCCGAGCTCCAAGGCCACCCACTTCTAGTTgtcttcttttctattttcgCAAGCTCAATTCTAAAGAACTGAATTGCTAAAACCAGGCTCAAAGACATacgaaacatgacgttaacagTAGGCAAACCGGCTGACTCACTTATCACTCTTTGGACATTCGATAGTATCTGATCGCTTACTTTTCTCTCAGTACACTTGCCGCCAGTCTCACCTTTATCAGGTATAATATGGCCAAGTTGACCATGCTTCATCCGTTCATCGCCTAGTCGAAGCTGAGTTTGCATTCCACTTACAAGCATCCCATGCTTTAATCCGCTGTAGAACATTGGAAGATCCACGTAAGAATGCCAATGCAATGGGGTTTACGTGTTTTctaatcatctttttttttttttttttttttggggggggggggggacctaTCCAATTTTTACCGTATATTTGATATTTCTGCATCCGCCAATCCAATTGTCGATGGTGGCAAGAATGTTGCATCAGTATAGTTGCAGCTTTTACTAGTCTCCGGAAGCATCATGCTTTGTGGTGATTCTTTATTTTACTTGCAAATCCAACAAGGAGTTATAATTGCATGCGTTCAGATTTTGTGCATGTTTTGACTCTATTCATCGGAACAGAGAATCAATCAAGCTTTGAAATTATGCAGAATGAGGTATTGACTGTTTGGTATAATTTCCTATTTTGCTTAATTTGATCAGTCTGAGTTGATAATTCGAGTAGATAAACAGGGAACTAATGCTTGTAGTTTTATCTGCGGAatgttccaaaaataaaatttacttagATATGCGAGGCAAAATAGTAAAGTATTCTGGAATAATCTTATTTCTgagaaatcttaaaaaaaaaaaaaaaagaaaaagagagagagagaggaaactgTAGGGATACTTCTTTGGGTTTGGGGGCCCATGAAATGGGTGATGGTGGATCACTATCTCAAAGGTAAGGCGTTCCacaaaagtcaaaagaaataaacaaatcatATTTCCTGATATGCTGTTactgtgtttgttttttcttttattagttGCCAATGTTGCTGCTGCAACTATTCTGAAAAAGGCTTAGTGCCCACCCAAGTCACTTTGCATATACCAATCTCTCAGCCACACATTTAGCATTAAAATCTCCAATGCAACATGAGCAACTTGGTTATTCATgtcaaattttcttcttttcttcgaTAAATGACATAACTATCAACTTTGTATTacttttcaagaaaagcagTCTTTCTGCAACTTGCATCAGAAAGCACCCTGGCCACTTCAAAGAAcaaatattttaggtttttcttCAAAATCCTTTTGAGAACCATGCAAATTAAGACCATATTCCATTTTCAAACACATACTTAAATTATATGACAACGTACATAGCTCTATAGTGCGTCTTTGCTGGTCCATGTGGATTGTAAGGATAAGTTGTAGGAAGCCTTTTGTCATCAGATTGATATAACGGGTAGAACTTGTGGATTAATTAGTTACTGAAATATTTACAGTTTACATATCTGGGTAGCTTTTATAGAAGTGAAAGAGAAGTCTCGAGGGGATGGAACAGAGCAACATAGAAGGACGAAGGTTCAGTATCAGAAAACCAAACAGCTGTACGACATCTCTATTATTAGGTAATGACCTGTCCATGTAgtgcagcatatatatatatatatatatatatatatatatatatatatatatatactgtgcGATGACAAGAAGTGTGCACATAACTCTGATGGTCTTTTACCCTCCTAATTGGACACCACAAAATGGTGAAAACAAGTATCTTTGAAGAATGAGGACAAAATCAATGCAAATAGGTTGGTTCTCTTCGGGAAGAAGTACCTGTTCTATTCAGAATGGGAATTGACTTCATCCATGGAGTCGCCCACTACAATTTTAACTTTTacgttgaaaataaaaaaaagtccaatcgccttttttttttttttctctttcttggtTTAATTATTGAAGTATTGAAATTTGTACATTGAGCGCAGATGATGATGACTTCTTTAACATATTTGCTTCATGAACACCCATTTCACTTGTGTCCCTCTCCTCTTCCTCTACAGCTTTGCATGATTCTCCACTTCTATTATCTACACATGCCGGCAGCATTGAGGTGCCACACACATCACCTCATTGATAAATACCCCCCCGGCTAGTAAAACTGAATTAAGTTGCTTTGAACAAAATGTTGTTCTACTGAACaggtttttctttcaaattctactgtttgatgaaaccaatgacaattatatttctataaaaataaaaaataaaaacactggtgttgatgttgtgtttcgcAGCTTGAGCAGTACCACAGTAGCAGCGAGGAAGAAGGATGGGTTCCGGTGATGTCCAAGGTCCTTCTAATGCCAAAGTTAGTGGAGATTATTTGAGTGATGAAGAAAGCTAAGTGAGTCAAGAAAGAGAAGAGTTTAGAGAGCCTTCCCCTAGGAGCGATGATTGTATTTATACTTGGCTTGGACTTGAATGCGGCGTGTCTCTGGCCTAACATGCCCACAATCATACACGCCCAGCCACCTACGCTATGCTACGGTTGTCTGTTGCATACCTTATTGCAAGGCTTGACCACCCACCGAGGTCCTAGGCAATTGCTGCCTTGTGGATGGGTAGGCGAGTCGTGGGCTCTGCACACGGCTTCTTGGCTTGGGCTCCTGACCTGCTTCAGTTTCCACCTGAAGGGCCTAGAGCCTCCACGATTTGATCTCTTTAGGTCTTGGCCACTCTCCAGAAGGGCTCCCTCACAACCAGTACCATTCTTTTTTTATGCTAACCATatcctttttttaattgaatcaCTTTATGGTTGCATTTGATTTCCTTCAGTGGTGAACAAAGGTGACATATTAGTGAAGTTATCATTTGTGCAAAAAGAGTAAGCTACGTCTGTCCCTTACTCATATACTTACTTTTTAGGGATTGCAAGTATTGATGTTTCCCCATCAGCACTAATCCTGCCCTTAACGGGGGCAACATGGCACATGGAAAGTGTAACCCACCTCTAAGTCCGCCAACACTGCACATGGGAAGCGTAATTTGTTGAGAGCTTTGTTTAGAAGATCAGAATGATTAGCTTGTTCCACTTGAAAGTCTTGACCGTTTTCAAGATACTGATCAAACATGTTTCTGATTCTTTGTCAAATCAGAAACTCCCACAAAACgattcccttaaaaaaaaaaaaaaaaatcagtacgTTTTCAAAGGGTCAAAACATTTTGAAGGCTAGTCTTCCAAATTCTACTGAATGACACATGATTTACACGATACCACCACAAGATTTAATGCAATAAAACCTGTTACAGCTTCTGCGTCTGCCAACGTGAATCATGCATTTTTATTAGTACTAAATAAGGCAAACCTTGACCTTCAAATCTGGCCAGTTAAGGGTTTAGAGATACTGTGGTCAAGCTAGTTACCCATTCTAATGGTGCTAATTAATATTCACGATGCACTTCTTTAAGTGCTTAAAATTATGTATttcttttattgaaataataaatataaatataagtcGTTTACAATGGGACCATATCATTAgtaaaaaacttcaaaacatattttttcatgcTAGCTGACATGGTGGACTTCTACATCATGTAGTCGGTGTATTTGGTGTGCAGTTGTACACTAGTcgggaaaaaaagagagagagagagagagagagagaccatgtTGTATTATGGGATGAGGTAGTTGATCCCACCTGAAcgatgatgaaaaaaaattgaaactgtAGGATCGTAAGTTGGGCATAATCCAAGCAAATTACTATGACTAATAGATTATACACAAGGATTAAACTCCCGTCCTTGGGGACTTCTAGATAAGCCAAGTTTAGCTACTAATTGAACACATGAGGACAGACCCATAAGTTTAGTGTATGGTGGGGTGCAGTCGCAGCACCATCCCTTCTGGACCAAGTCTAGATCACGTTATCACGTTCAAagttaaaattcaaaatccGGAAAATCCAAGCTAATCTAAAATGttggatattgaattgaattgagttgagttgaaatgataaaatattattaaaatattattattattattttaatatttagaaaagttaaattgtttattatattttatgttagaatttaaaaaagttataataatgagttgaaatgaatttaagtttCAAACGAAACACATTTTATGCCgtcttattttgtatttattttgtattttttacatttttttcttttacttaccgattaagaaagtgactattaatatattaatatttttttatttttttataaatgtttaaaagtactaaaaaaatatgaataagtataattaaaaaaattaaaaggaaaaattttgCCTAGGGGCACCCTAGCAGCACTCTTGctataataattatttgcaaGCATTGCACGTATCTGCGAGTAGTGAAAATATATTGCAGGAGCACAAAATCATGGCTAGTAAAACCACACTTACTATCTTTTTATTCACAAACTTGAAACGTCCCACAACATTATACAGAGAAAACAACAATGATTTCCAAAAAGATTGACTCGGGATATTAATACAAGTCACCAAAATGTCGAAGCTTAGACCAAACTGTTCCCCAAGCGGTGAAGTGAGACGGTAACACCAAGGATGCAAGTGCTtccaaattacaagaaaaaactCCAACTTTATTACAGGACTAATGTCTAGAACTAgggcagaaaaataaattaaaatcgaAAACCTCTtaccaaaagggaaaaaaatttatgaacaaGACATGACAAGGAAAAAAACTCCTTAATAGATAGAAGAGGTATATACAGCTCTAAGTAACCAAGGATTCTGGATCCAAAGGAATGACAGTATCTGGAAAATCCGTTCTTGGTCCAGCAAGGGAGTAATATGCAAGTATATGGGCAGGATGCTCAACCAGAACAGCCTCCTCAAGCTGACCCGGGACAACAACTCGTCTAGAAACAACTCGTCTAGAAGGAATTAATTCAATATTCCAGTATGGGCGAGCCATCGCCAGAAGGTCACAACAACCCGTTGCAGAGGTGGCTCTGTATCCTTGCACCCATAGGTACCTCAGAGAAGTCAGCTGCAATACAGCAGCAGCCAGTGCGCGCTCACTGA is a window from the Juglans regia cultivar Chandler chromosome 7, Walnut 2.0, whole genome shotgun sequence genome containing:
- the LOC108991760 gene encoding transcription factor DIVARICATA-like, with the translated sequence METLYPASFMSNSNWFVQASQSTEWTREENKKFERALAIYDENTHDRWTKVAEMIPGKTVWDVIKQYKELEDDVSDIEAGRFPIPDYLISSFTMELFDDRNFDAHRRKSSTARGPDQERKKGVPWTEDEHRRFLMGLQTYGRGDWRNISRNYVITKTPTQVASHAQKYFIRQLSGGKDKRRPSIHDITTVSLTDTTPENNKPLPYDQSFVLPLQQKPTSAPRMSLDWNQPPNEAVTVFDLARGNLLMSSPYDFKAQGRNLYGSAHYGTHTKPHNLMFQFQSSRHQIPG